In one Sporomusa sphaeroides DSM 2875 genomic region, the following are encoded:
- a CDS encoding phage tail assembly protein encodes MKNQEGTASENQDTTTGNITIPFRKPFVFEGNKYTEIKLDLDKLTGKDVIDAEAEARAMGVRAIMLESAKAYQAIIAAKAAGVSVDLIQALPAKEFSSVTGEVQSFLLE; translated from the coding sequence ATGAAAAACCAGGAAGGTACTGCTAGTGAAAACCAAGACACTACCACGGGAAATATCACGATTCCGTTTAGAAAGCCGTTTGTATTTGAAGGCAATAAATATACCGAAATCAAGTTAGATTTGGACAAATTAACCGGCAAGGATGTAATTGACGCTGAAGCCGAAGCGCGGGCTATGGGAGTACGCGCCATAATGCTAGAGTCAGCGAAGGCTTACCAGGCCATCATTGCAGCTAAAGCGGCTGGTGTTTCAGTCGACTTGATACAAGCGCTACCGGCCAAAGAATTTAGCAGTGTTACTGGAGAAGTGCAAAGTTTTTTGCTCGAATAG
- a CDS encoding phage major tail tube protein, whose protein sequence is MNRIPEKLINFRAYENGTNFVGLVDAELPKLEAMTETVKGAGIAGEYDSPVIGHYSSMELSLSWRTPTPKSLSLAAPKVHQLDLRGAIQVHDAANGTYRAVPLRVTVNGIPKSTEPGKLEVGSPTDSSNTLEVTYYKVWYDGKEYIEIDKLNFICKIDGVDYLAAVRLALGG, encoded by the coding sequence ATGAATCGAATCCCTGAAAAACTAATCAATTTCCGGGCATATGAAAATGGAACAAACTTTGTCGGCCTCGTTGATGCAGAATTGCCGAAATTAGAAGCAATGACGGAAACTGTCAAAGGCGCCGGCATTGCTGGCGAATACGACAGCCCGGTTATCGGTCATTATAGCAGCATGGAACTTTCATTGTCATGGCGCACACCGACACCGAAATCACTTTCTCTTGCAGCTCCGAAAGTTCACCAGCTCGATTTGCGGGGTGCAATTCAGGTGCATGACGCAGCCAACGGCACCTACCGGGCAGTGCCGCTGCGAGTGACGGTCAACGGCATACCGAAAAGCACGGAGCCCGGCAAGCTAGAAGTCGGTTCCCCAACAGACAGTTCTAATACGCTGGAAGTAACCTATTATAAGGTTTGGTATGACGGCAAAGAATACATCGAAATCGACAAGCTGAATTTTATCTGCAAGATTGATGGGGTGGATTATCTCGCCGCCGTTCGCCTGGCGCTTGGTGGATAA
- a CDS encoding phage tail sheath family protein produces the protein MTYKHGVFPSEVPTSIIPPVKTSAGLPVVFGTAPLHLASEPAGANNPVLCYSYAEAVKAFGYSNDWDKYTLCEFIYSHFSLFNVAPVVLINVLDPAVHKEAVTNKSVNIADGTAIISGEPVLLGTLVVKLVEAGQPLVKGTDYVAGYNDELNVVITPVEGGEITAEKTSLVLSYTKLKPDMVDSDDIVGGIDITTGEPEGLELVARVYPMFQLVPGQVLAPGWSTDPLVAAVLHAKSGSINGVFQATAIADIPTTGEDAATQYTQVPAWKTNNNYIDPQLIVCWPKVALSGKQFHLSTQLAGICCQTDAANDDIPYKSPSNKSLQANMALTADGKKVYLDLIQANYLNGQGIVTALNFIGGWKLWGNRTGAYPSNTDIKDAFIPVRRMFNWIANTLVLTHWQKVDDPTNRRLVDTLVDSANIWFNGLAATEKILGGRVEFLESENPVTDLLNGVFRLHYYVAPPPPAEDIEEVIEYDVSYFSTLFD, from the coding sequence GTGACGTATAAACATGGCGTATTTCCTTCAGAAGTACCAACATCTATTATTCCACCGGTGAAAACATCAGCGGGGCTACCAGTTGTATTCGGTACAGCGCCGCTTCACCTTGCCAGTGAACCAGCAGGGGCGAATAATCCGGTACTTTGTTATTCCTACGCCGAGGCAGTCAAGGCTTTCGGGTATTCAAATGACTGGGATAAATACACTCTCTGCGAGTTTATTTACAGTCATTTTTCCCTATTTAATGTGGCTCCGGTGGTATTGATTAACGTACTTGACCCGGCGGTGCATAAAGAAGCTGTAACCAATAAATCCGTAAACATTGCTGACGGTACGGCCATTATCTCTGGCGAGCCAGTCCTTTTGGGTACACTGGTAGTTAAACTGGTCGAAGCCGGACAACCGTTAGTAAAAGGCACAGACTATGTTGCTGGTTACAATGACGAGCTCAATGTTGTTATTACCCCCGTCGAGGGTGGCGAAATTACGGCCGAGAAAACGTCTTTAGTTTTGAGTTACACCAAACTGAAGCCGGATATGGTCGATAGTGACGACATTGTTGGCGGTATCGACATCACCACTGGTGAGCCAGAGGGTTTAGAACTGGTTGCCCGGGTGTATCCGATGTTTCAACTTGTCCCTGGACAAGTTTTAGCCCCCGGCTGGTCTACGGATCCGCTGGTAGCTGCAGTACTGCATGCCAAGTCTGGCAGCATTAACGGCGTATTTCAGGCGACGGCGATTGCCGATATACCCACAACCGGTGAAGATGCGGCTACGCAATATACTCAGGTGCCAGCTTGGAAAACCAATAACAATTATATTGACCCACAGCTCATAGTCTGTTGGCCGAAAGTTGCTTTAAGCGGCAAACAGTTTCATCTCAGTACGCAACTGGCCGGGATTTGTTGCCAGACGGATGCGGCCAATGACGATATTCCATATAAGTCGCCGTCTAATAAATCCCTGCAAGCTAACATGGCGCTGACAGCAGACGGTAAAAAAGTGTATCTTGACTTGATTCAGGCTAACTACCTAAACGGCCAGGGAATTGTTACCGCACTAAACTTTATTGGTGGCTGGAAACTTTGGGGGAACCGTACCGGCGCATACCCGAGTAACACTGACATTAAAGACGCCTTTATTCCGGTACGGCGCATGTTTAACTGGATTGCAAACACCTTAGTACTGACCCATTGGCAAAAAGTTGATGATCCGACCAATCGCCGATTGGTGGATACGCTCGTGGATAGCGCCAATATCTGGTTTAACGGCCTTGCGGCCACGGAGAAAATTCTTGGCGGGCGGGTTGAGTTTTTAGAATCAGAAAACCCCGTAACAGACTTGCTGAACGGGGTTTTTCGCTTGCACTATTATGTTGCACCACCTCCTCCGGCCGAGGATATCGAGGAAGTAATCGAATATGATGTGTCCTATTTCAGCACACTGTTTGATTAA
- a CDS encoding phage tail protein yields MIDITAEQINMAKLMLGHIPGAIPKVLANAINRAAEGARTDAVTKAKEDYTITAGRVRETISISKASTSNLSAAVTSRGRPRALSYYKIRPGKVTKRRPADGVYAQVKRSGGGTIAKSFVAKMSSGHVGVFNRTSAGRFPIVQRHGPSVAQMLESKSVSQYVEAGANRRLSDRLNHEINRMLARYGK; encoded by the coding sequence ATGATTGATATTACGGCTGAGCAGATTAACATGGCAAAGCTGATGCTGGGGCATATCCCAGGAGCTATACCGAAAGTGCTTGCCAATGCTATAAACCGGGCAGCCGAAGGGGCGCGGACTGATGCGGTGACCAAGGCAAAAGAAGACTATACCATCACTGCCGGTCGTGTGCGCGAAACTATCAGTATTAGCAAGGCTAGTACATCCAATCTAAGCGCGGCAGTAACCTCCCGGGGACGGCCGCGGGCGCTGTCGTACTATAAAATTCGCCCGGGCAAAGTAACTAAGCGCCGGCCGGCTGATGGTGTATATGCTCAGGTAAAACGATCAGGCGGTGGTACCATTGCAAAATCATTTGTGGCAAAAATGTCCAGCGGCCATGTCGGTGTATTTAATCGTACTAGCGCTGGCCGCTTCCCTATTGTCCAGCGACACGGCCCATCCGTTGCCCAGATGCTAGAAAGTAAATCAGTTAGCCAATATGTCGAAGCCGGCGCAAACCGGCGGCTAAGCGACCGACTAAATCACGAAATTAACCGTATGTTAGCGAGGTATGGCAAATGA
- a CDS encoding DUF2190 family protein: MARQGVYQQNGDIIDYYNAGTETITAGQVVSLTTRIGFAVADIAPGSVGGVAVKGVFADVPAVTTVAFGAGDVLYWDGTASKLTKTATDNIPIGGWCLSAKLQAATTATVKLVG, encoded by the coding sequence ATGGCAAGACAAGGTGTATATCAACAAAACGGTGATATTATTGATTACTATAATGCCGGAACGGAAACCATTACTGCCGGTCAGGTTGTGTCACTTACTACAAGAATTGGCTTTGCAGTGGCCGATATTGCACCAGGGAGTGTTGGTGGCGTAGCAGTTAAAGGTGTCTTTGCAGATGTACCGGCTGTTACAACAGTGGCTTTTGGTGCAGGTGACGTTCTTTATTGGGATGGAACAGCAAGTAAATTGACTAAAACTGCCACTGATAATATACCAATAGGTGGCTGGTGTTTGTCTGCTAAACTGCAGGCCGCGACAACTGCTACTGTCAAATTGGTAGGATAA
- a CDS encoding prohead protease/major capsid protein fusion protein has protein sequence MKAEETKKRRQQEQGTKQYRYLELADMRAVDGEDGVYEFSFSSETPVPRWWGTEILGHDPGEPKLERLKTVGSFLFAHGRDPNHGLVPLGPIVDAWQDEQARTCRIKVRFDSDTKAQEIKGKVDSESLRGVSMGYVTNAYTVVEPGKVVRGFAGPCEIVIDWEPFEVSLEPTAADPNVGIGRSLEQEETDIAGIIADVLKNDESVRSLLKPEAVTVKFEPVLTQPQIQNNQEEQRSEQPMPETNTQSKTTNQTPEEIRAQETQRALEITELCRNFPQLELDTTEFIRSGVTVADVNKEIVQRLAKQRTPIETPAIEFGQEDVDKFRAAASDAMSFRAGLKVEKPAAGFESLRGMTMIDLAREIYQRTHGKAFRGYDRRELVRAVISTSDFPSVLANVANKSLMTAYQTAPTTYQRWTKRGNLNDYKPALRVQVSEAPLLRKVTKGNEYKYVAMSDTGEYIQLEKYGELFSLTREDIINDDLQALTDIPTKFGAAARLTINYSVYSILTGNPKMADGNALFSTPHANIEATVKAAPSKETFKAGFTAMAKQKGLQKKDAVPLNITPAFWIGPVALQFDAMQLVKSAVDVGANNAATNVFQNLLEVVADAQLDAVDPDAYYFATAPGFIDTIEVAFLNGEDTPYIETQPGFEVDGITYKVRSEFGVKALDFRGLYKNPGK, from the coding sequence ATGAAGGCGGAGGAAACAAAAAAACGCCGGCAACAGGAGCAGGGGACTAAACAATATCGCTATTTAGAGCTCGCTGATATGAGAGCTGTTGATGGCGAAGATGGTGTGTATGAATTTAGTTTTTCCAGTGAAACTCCAGTCCCGCGTTGGTGGGGGACTGAAATTCTAGGTCATGACCCAGGCGAACCAAAATTAGAGCGACTAAAAACAGTTGGCTCTTTTTTATTTGCCCATGGACGAGATCCAAATCACGGATTAGTACCTCTAGGCCCAATTGTTGATGCCTGGCAAGATGAACAGGCAAGAACATGTCGCATCAAAGTGCGATTTGATAGTGATACTAAAGCGCAAGAAATCAAAGGGAAGGTCGATAGCGAATCCTTGCGTGGGGTTTCTATGGGCTATGTTACTAATGCTTATACAGTTGTTGAACCAGGAAAAGTAGTTCGTGGTTTTGCTGGCCCCTGTGAAATTGTAATTGACTGGGAACCATTTGAAGTTAGTCTAGAACCAACGGCAGCTGATCCCAATGTAGGAATTGGCAGGTCGTTGGAACAAGAGGAAACAGATATTGCTGGGATTATAGCAGATGTTTTAAAGAACGATGAAAGTGTTCGGTCATTGCTTAAACCAGAAGCAGTAACGGTAAAGTTTGAACCAGTATTGACACAACCGCAAATTCAAAATAATCAAGAAGAACAAAGGAGTGAACAACCTATGCCTGAAACCAATACTCAAAGTAAAACAACTAATCAAACCCCTGAAGAAATTAGAGCACAGGAAACGCAGAGAGCACTGGAAATTACTGAACTTTGCAGGAATTTTCCCCAATTAGAATTAGACACTACGGAATTCATACGTTCTGGTGTTACCGTTGCTGATGTTAATAAAGAAATTGTCCAGCGATTAGCTAAACAACGAACACCAATTGAAACCCCTGCAATTGAATTCGGCCAGGAGGATGTGGATAAATTTCGCGCAGCTGCTTCCGATGCAATGTCTTTCAGAGCTGGTCTAAAAGTTGAGAAACCGGCGGCCGGGTTTGAAAGCCTGCGGGGAATGACGATGATTGACCTGGCGCGTGAAATATATCAACGTACGCATGGCAAAGCATTTCGTGGGTATGATCGCAGGGAACTGGTCAGAGCCGTTATTTCCACATCGGACTTCCCCAGTGTCCTGGCCAACGTTGCAAATAAATCTCTTATGACGGCATATCAAACTGCACCAACAACTTACCAACGTTGGACCAAGCGAGGGAATCTGAATGATTATAAGCCAGCACTCAGGGTGCAGGTGAGCGAGGCACCGTTACTGCGTAAAGTCACCAAAGGAAATGAGTATAAATATGTGGCTATGTCTGATACCGGCGAGTATATCCAGTTGGAAAAATACGGCGAACTATTCAGCTTAACCCGTGAAGACATCATTAACGATGATCTGCAAGCGTTGACGGATATCCCGACTAAGTTTGGTGCCGCTGCTCGGCTAACCATCAATTATTCGGTTTATTCCATTTTAACCGGCAACCCCAAAATGGCAGACGGCAATGCATTATTCAGCACTCCTCATGCCAATATTGAAGCCACAGTCAAAGCAGCGCCAAGCAAGGAAACTTTTAAGGCAGGGTTCACAGCCATGGCAAAACAAAAAGGGCTGCAGAAGAAGGATGCCGTTCCGCTTAACATTACGCCGGCGTTTTGGATTGGCCCTGTAGCCTTACAGTTTGATGCGATGCAGCTTGTAAAATCTGCCGTGGATGTAGGGGCTAACAATGCAGCAACTAATGTATTTCAAAACCTGTTAGAGGTAGTAGCCGATGCACAGTTGGATGCCGTAGATCCGGACGCCTATTATTTTGCAACGGCTCCTGGTTTCATTGATACGATAGAGGTTGCATTCTTGAACGGGGAAGATACTCCATACATTGAAACGCAGCCTGGCTTTGAAGTAGACGGAATTACCTATAAGGTTCGTTCCGAGTTCGGCGTAAAAGCGTTGGACTTCCGTGGTCTATACAAAAACCCTGGTAAATAA
- a CDS encoding phage portal protein, producing the protein MNFIDKVISMISPRWAYEREAYRQAGETLRNYDAARMDRLGSGWAAAGGTAEQIDRPYRERLLRRARDLERNNDIAKSVILSFERNVVGRGFNFQARVKKKNGEDDEKINKAIEKAWKKWCRHENCDVTGQSSFNEIMRMLIRRRIVDGEIFIIKTFDATAKIPFKIQLIEPDQLDTSRQYGENGNLVKSGVEVNKVNKPVAYWLYETLPDGYFAVNSIRVSADRVIHLFSKTRPTQVRGISELASSMDSIRDSGEYLEAERVKARIAACFSMFIKAAPGNSNPYARIQKMPVDGQKSPKRVDTIEPGMIEYLQPGEDIEVANPGNIPTNTKDFVEQQQRLVGAGQGLSYEMVSRDVSKVTYSSARQGLLEDRKTFEPIQDYLIEHACIEIFNEFIMSAVLTGEVNIKDFWQEKERYLEHVWIPPGWTWIDPLKDVKASGEEVDANFATLEEKCAEQGKDWKEVVDQRAREKKYIQDKGLGSDDIADEGGGNKKTPATGAGD; encoded by the coding sequence ATGAATTTCATTGATAAAGTCATTTCCATGATTTCGCCACGCTGGGCCTATGAAAGGGAAGCCTACCGGCAAGCCGGTGAAACACTTCGAAATTATGACGCCGCTCGTATGGACAGACTAGGATCAGGATGGGCCGCAGCCGGCGGGACAGCAGAACAGATTGATCGGCCATATCGTGAGCGTTTACTACGGCGGGCAAGGGATTTAGAACGCAATAATGACATCGCAAAAAGTGTTATTTTGTCATTTGAACGTAATGTCGTTGGACGGGGTTTTAATTTCCAGGCGCGGGTAAAAAAGAAAAACGGCGAAGATGACGAAAAAATTAACAAAGCTATTGAAAAAGCCTGGAAAAAGTGGTGCCGTCATGAAAACTGCGATGTTACCGGTCAGTCATCCTTCAACGAAATAATGAGAATGCTTATTCGCCGGCGTATTGTAGACGGTGAAATTTTTATTATTAAGACCTTTGATGCTACAGCCAAAATACCTTTTAAAATTCAGTTAATAGAGCCGGATCAGCTAGATACATCTCGCCAGTATGGAGAAAACGGAAATCTTGTAAAATCTGGTGTGGAAGTCAACAAGGTGAATAAACCGGTAGCATATTGGCTTTATGAAACCCTGCCAGACGGCTATTTTGCAGTTAATTCAATTCGGGTGTCTGCTGACCGAGTAATTCATCTCTTTAGTAAAACCAGACCGACTCAGGTTCGTGGTATTTCTGAATTAGCAAGTTCCATGGATTCAATTCGTGATTCCGGAGAATACCTCGAAGCTGAGCGAGTGAAAGCAAGAATTGCCGCTTGTTTTTCTATGTTTATTAAAGCTGCACCTGGTAATTCGAACCCATACGCAAGAATCCAAAAAATGCCGGTCGATGGACAAAAAAGCCCTAAACGGGTAGATACTATTGAACCAGGTATGATTGAATACTTGCAGCCAGGCGAAGACATTGAGGTTGCTAATCCCGGGAATATCCCAACAAACACAAAGGATTTTGTAGAGCAACAGCAGCGCTTGGTTGGTGCTGGTCAAGGCCTCAGTTATGAAATGGTTAGTAGGGATGTGTCTAAGGTAACCTACTCTTCGGCTCGACAAGGATTGTTGGAAGATCGAAAAACATTCGAACCAATACAGGATTATCTTATTGAGCATGCCTGTATTGAAATTTTCAATGAATTCATTATGAGCGCCGTTTTAACTGGCGAGGTCAACATTAAGGATTTTTGGCAGGAAAAAGAACGGTATTTGGAGCATGTATGGATTCCGCCAGGTTGGACATGGATTGATCCGCTGAAAGATGTAAAGGCCAGCGGCGAGGAGGTTGATGCAAACTTTGCTACTTTGGAAGAAAAATGCGCTGAACAGGGCAAGGATTGGAAGGAGGTTGTTGATCAAAGAGCCAGGGAGAAAAAGTACATACAAGATAAAGGATTAGGGAGTGATGATATTGCCGATGAAGGCGGAGGAAACAAAAAAACGCCGGCAACAGGAGCAGGGGACTAA
- a CDS encoding terminase gpA endonuclease subunit — MLDLISSKPGPWRTDFTPYTRGPMDAFTDKEIERIILVWGSQSAKTECINNMIGYLIDQDPGPTALVYPEESTGKFSSNRRLQPMITSTISIADKFNVRSKELELDFTDMFIAILSANSPSQTASRPVRYLFRDEIDKYEKWSGDEASPMKLTEERTKAFPHNKKIVDASTPVTKNKNIWPAYMAADVRYKYHVPCPHCKAMQPFVFRPAKKGDRGGVKWPEEIKDNPKLVEDVAWYECAHCGGKISDSHKQTMLRLGEWVSENKPIGRIRTVAYHLNSIYSPFVSFGRIAREFLESKDTPSNLMNFVNSWLAEPWENKASRLKSDIVLEKQLDYEQGRVFDKAQLLTLGVDVQLNHFWWGVRAWGPKLTSWLVDYGRVETWAEIENIIYRPYPTTLGEAYYINLACIDSGYNTDEVYQFCAEHQGICLPTKGSSKPLKARYTVTKLDKFFGLLLYNFDPNQFKDFIAGRLTVPAGAPGSWNVYQGCDRRYADMICSEQKIEQKDKKGRVTYEWQPISSHAQNHMLDVEVNCALAAEIAGVRYLVEPEIVIPVPPIEREARKSNWLRR; from the coding sequence GTGCTGGATTTGATCAGCTCCAAGCCTGGTCCATGGCGCACCGATTTCACTCCTTACACGCGGGGGCCGATGGATGCCTTTACCGACAAAGAAATTGAACGCATTATTTTAGTTTGGGGATCGCAATCAGCTAAAACCGAGTGCATCAATAACATGATTGGCTATTTGATCGATCAGGACCCCGGGCCAACGGCGTTAGTATATCCGGAAGAAAGTACCGGCAAGTTTTCAAGCAATAGGCGTTTACAGCCCATGATTACATCAACAATATCTATTGCTGATAAGTTTAATGTTCGCAGTAAAGAGCTTGAACTGGACTTTACCGACATGTTCATAGCTATACTAAGCGCTAATTCTCCAAGTCAAACTGCATCCCGACCGGTTCGCTATTTGTTTCGAGATGAAATTGACAAATACGAAAAATGGTCTGGTGATGAAGCAAGTCCTATGAAACTAACGGAGGAACGGACCAAGGCTTTTCCCCATAATAAAAAAATTGTTGATGCATCAACCCCTGTAACAAAAAATAAAAATATTTGGCCTGCCTATATGGCGGCTGATGTCCGGTATAAATACCATGTGCCCTGCCCTCATTGCAAAGCTATGCAGCCGTTTGTTTTTCGACCGGCAAAGAAAGGGGACCGCGGCGGAGTTAAATGGCCGGAGGAAATAAAGGATAATCCTAAGTTAGTAGAAGATGTAGCTTGGTATGAATGCGCTCATTGTGGTGGTAAAATTAGCGATAGCCATAAGCAAACCATGCTTAGGCTTGGCGAGTGGGTATCTGAAAACAAACCGATTGGGCGAATTCGAACCGTTGCTTATCATCTCAATTCGATTTATAGCCCGTTTGTATCGTTTGGCCGTATCGCTAGAGAGTTTCTAGAGTCCAAGGATACACCGTCCAATCTCATGAATTTTGTGAATTCATGGCTAGCAGAGCCGTGGGAAAACAAAGCAAGCAGGTTAAAATCAGATATAGTGCTAGAAAAGCAATTGGATTATGAACAAGGCCGTGTCTTTGACAAAGCACAGTTGCTTACTTTAGGCGTTGATGTGCAGTTAAATCATTTTTGGTGGGGAGTTAGAGCGTGGGGGCCGAAGTTGACATCGTGGCTGGTGGATTATGGCCGCGTAGAAACGTGGGCAGAAATTGAAAATATTATCTATAGGCCTTACCCAACAACATTGGGTGAGGCCTATTATATTAACCTAGCTTGCATTGACTCTGGTTACAATACCGATGAAGTATACCAGTTCTGCGCGGAGCACCAGGGTATATGCCTGCCCACTAAAGGCTCATCAAAACCGCTAAAAGCACGATATACTGTTACCAAGCTGGATAAGTTTTTCGGGTTATTACTGTATAATTTTGATCCCAATCAATTCAAAGATTTTATAGCTGGCAGACTAACTGTCCCTGCTGGTGCTCCAGGCTCATGGAATGTATATCAAGGCTGTGACCGGCGCTATGCCGATATGATTTGTTCTGAGCAAAAGATTGAGCAAAAAGATAAAAAAGGCCGAGTAACATATGAATGGCAGCCGATCAGCAGTCATGCGCAAAACCATATGCTGGACGTTGAGGTTAACTGTGCTCTGGCAGCTGAAATAGCCGGAGTGAGGTATTTGGTTGAGCCTGAGATAGTGATTCCGGTACCGCCTATTGAGAGGGAAGCAAGGAAGAGCAATTGGCTGAGGAGGTGA
- a CDS encoding DUF4406 domain-containing protein, which yields MKTVYIAHPLRGDIDNNLTRVNKICQQLLAAGEIVPLSPLHAFDFVDPRGPQELVLKYCLVLLARSDELHVYGDWRQSEGCQMEIQFARENNIPVRFMEVPE from the coding sequence TTGAAAACCGTATACATAGCCCATCCGCTAAGGGGCGATATCGATAATAATTTAACCCGTGTCAATAAAATATGCCAGCAACTCCTTGCTGCTGGCGAAATCGTCCCGTTGTCACCATTACATGCATTCGATTTTGTAGACCCGCGCGGCCCGCAGGAACTGGTACTCAAATACTGTCTGGTGTTACTCGCCCGCTCAGATGAGCTCCACGTTTATGGCGACTGGCGACAGTCCGAAGGATGCCAGATGGAAATACAATTTGCCCGGGAAAATAATATCCCGGTCCGGTTTATGGAGGTGCCTGAATGA
- a CDS encoding Lar family restriction alleviation protein yields MKLYTARTAGLNWRRRLALVSELKPCPFCGGSEIDFSDCKRLEDCKEFECCDNEEYVLVVCNFSKGGCGASSGYFDTKEQAVAAWNKRSERG; encoded by the coding sequence ATGAAGTTATATACTGCCCGTACTGCGGGGCTAAATTGGAGAAGGAGGCTGGCGCTGGTGAGTGAGTTAAAACCTTGTCCGTTTTGCGGAGGAAGTGAAATTGATTTTAGCGACTGCAAGAGATTGGAAGACTGTAAGGAATTTGAGTGTTGCGACAATGAAGAATATGTTTTGGTGGTTTGTAATTTTAGCAAAGGTGGGTGCGGAGCTTCAAGCGGATATTTTGACACCAAAGAACAGGCTGTTGCGGCTTGGAATAAAAGGAGTGAGCGCGGGTGA
- a CDS encoding MmcB family DNA repair protein — MTESDVIRILHRHCTEQKLKFFAHVYRGTKGYILDGFAMSQAYRNMRTIGYEVKVSRNDFLQDKKWQNYLPVCNTFYFVSPPEVIRKDDLPAGIGLYHVVDNRLVCVKKAKRNEFDKDAVFEVLQYIVLSRGLSERMKVKSAVSHMHFAQNRANDLERRLRNTQRRCNEVENELWEIKRKVKEATNGR; from the coding sequence GTGACTGAGAGTGATGTAATTCGAATTCTGCACCGCCACTGCACCGAGCAAAAGCTAAAATTCTTCGCTCATGTATACCGAGGCACAAAAGGTTATATCCTTGATGGCTTTGCAATGTCTCAGGCATACCGAAACATGCGGACAATCGGCTATGAAGTAAAAGTCAGCCGGAACGACTTCCTGCAAGATAAGAAATGGCAAAACTATTTGCCGGTTTGTAACACATTTTACTTTGTCAGTCCGCCGGAAGTAATTCGAAAGGACGATTTGCCAGCCGGAATCGGTTTATACCATGTGGTTGATAATCGCTTAGTCTGTGTTAAAAAGGCCAAGCGGAATGAATTTGATAAAGATGCTGTATTTGAAGTCTTGCAGTATATTGTCTTAAGTCGCGGTCTGTCTGAACGGATGAAAGTTAAAAGCGCTGTATCCCATATGCATTTTGCGCAGAATCGGGCTAATGATCTTGAACGGAGATTGAGAAATACACAGCGTAGATGCAATGAAGTGGAAAACGAACTTTGGGAGATAAAACGTAAGGTGAAGGAGGCCACCAATGGACGCTAA